Proteins from a single region of Flavobacterium sp. YJ01:
- a CDS encoding PPK2 family polyphosphate kinase: MKSIDPKDFKVTDKVKLKNLPTLLNIDADDDEKEDKLDKVKDKLSDLQDIMYAHNKYSVLICLQGMDTSGKDSLVREVFKEFNPRGVVVHSFKTPNSTELEHDYLWRHYIALPEKGKFAIFNRTHYENVLVTRVHPEFILAENLPGINSVDDIKPKFWEKRIDQINNFEKHIAENGTIVMKFFLHLSKDEQKSRLLRRLEEGKHNWKFSPGDLKEREHWDEYQKYYEEAINQTSKEHAPWYIIPADDKDMARYIVAKIIWEEMKQYTDIQVPPLDKEILDNFDVYKKTLEKS; the protein is encoded by the coding sequence ATGAAGTCAATAGATCCAAAAGATTTTAAAGTTACAGATAAAGTAAAATTAAAGAACCTTCCAACTTTATTGAATATCGACGCTGACGATGATGAAAAGGAAGATAAACTAGACAAAGTAAAAGATAAACTGAGCGATTTGCAGGATATCATGTATGCGCACAATAAATATTCGGTTTTGATTTGCCTTCAAGGAATGGATACTTCTGGAAAAGACAGTTTGGTTCGTGAAGTTTTTAAAGAATTTAATCCGCGTGGAGTAGTGGTACATAGTTTTAAAACGCCAAATTCAACCGAATTGGAACATGATTATTTGTGGCGTCATTATATTGCGCTTCCAGAAAAAGGGAAATTTGCGATTTTTAATAGAACGCATTATGAAAATGTTTTGGTGACGCGCGTACATCCTGAATTTATTTTGGCTGAGAATTTACCAGGAATTAATTCGGTTGACGATATAAAACCTAAATTCTGGGAAAAGAGAATTGATCAAATCAATAATTTTGAAAAACACATTGCTGAAAACGGAACTATAGTTATGAAGTTCTTTTTGCATTTGAGTAAAGACGAACAAAAAAGCCGTTTATTACGCCGTCTAGAAGAAGGAAAGCATAATTGGAAGTTTTCGCCTGGAGATTTGAAAGAACGCGAACATTGGGATGAATATCAAAAATATTATGAAGAAGCCATCAATCAGACTTCTAAAGAACATGCGCCTTGGTACATTATTCCAGCCGACGATAAAGATATGGCGCGTTATATTGTAGCGAAGATAATTTGGGAAGAAATGAAGCAATATACCGATATTCAGGTTCCGCCTTTAGATAAAGAAATTCTAGATAATTTTGATGTTTATAAAAAGACTTTGGAGAAAAGTTAA
- a CDS encoding sigma-70 family RNA polymerase sigma factor yields MHRDAQREVYEYMAPKLYRLCKRYLKKEEEIEEALADAFFTIFTKLDQLKEAYAFEAWAKRITVNHCLATIRKATNFNMYLDDVKLLSQPSVDELNTLEEEDLLNLLNHIPDGCKTVFNLFVIEGYGHKEIAEMLKISEGTSKSQLNAAKTKLKELVNKLYYQKAK; encoded by the coding sequence ATGCACCGCGATGCCCAGCGCGAGGTGTACGAATACATGGCGCCTAAGTTGTACCGCCTTTGCAAAAGATATTTAAAAAAGGAAGAAGAAATTGAAGAAGCTCTTGCCGATGCATTCTTCACTATTTTCACCAAACTAGATCAGTTAAAAGAAGCTTATGCTTTTGAAGCTTGGGCCAAAAGAATAACGGTTAATCATTGTTTGGCGACCATTAGAAAAGCAACCAACTTTAATATGTATCTCGACGATGTGAAATTGCTTTCGCAGCCTTCTGTCGACGAATTAAACACGTTAGAAGAAGAAGATTTACTTAATTTATTAAACCATATTCCAGACGGCTGTAAAACTGTTTTCAACCTTTTTGTTATTGAAGGTTATGGACATAAAGAAATAGCCGAAATGCTGAAGATCTCCGAAGGCACCTCAAAATCACAATTGAATGCCGCTAAGACCAAATTGAAAGAACTGGTTAATAAACTGTATTATCAAAAAGCAAAATAG